Genomic segment of Umezawaea sp. Da 62-37:
GGACGAGCACGGGCGGTTCGGCGGCCATCGCCCTGGCCAGCGCGACGCGTTGCCGTTGGCCGCCGGAGAGGTTCGCGCCGCCTTCGAGCACGTAGCCGCCGTCGGACGCGTACTGGTCGAGGTCGTCGGCGCCCGCCGCGGCCAGGGCCCGGTCGACGGTCGCGCGGTCGGTGCCGCGGCCGGTGTCCAGCACGGCGTCGAGGGTGCCGCCGAGCAGGTGCGCGGTGTGCGGCTCGACCAGGACGTGGCGGCGCAAGGACTTCAGGTCGAACGACTCCATCGCGACGTCGCCGAACGACACCCGGCCGGACGCCGGGGCCGTGCGGCCGGCGAGCAGCGTCGTCACGGCGTCCGCGGTGGCGGGGTCGGCGGTGGCGATGCCGAGCACCTCCCCCGCCCCGAGGGTGAAGTCGAGGCCGGTGACGGGTCCGACCGCCACGTCGCGCACGGTCAGGGGGCCGGGCCGGTCGGGCGCGCCGCCGCCGGTGGACCGGGTCGGCGCCGACAGCAGCGCGGCGACCCTGGCGGCGCCCGCACGGGAGACGGCCACCTGCTCGACGCCGTTCGCGATGCGCCGCACCGGGTCGGCGACGAACGAGGCCATGACGATCACGGTCACGAACTCGCCGACGGTGATGCGGCCCGACAGCGCCATCGTCCCGGCCGCGGCGGCGGTGCCGACCAGGACCAGGCCGGTCGCCAGCAGGCCGGTGACCGCGACGACCGCCGTCGCCGAGGCCGTGTCGAGCGCGGTGTGCAGCGACCGCCCGCTGGTCAGGCGGTAGCGGCGGACCGCCTCGGGCACGCCGCCGAAGCTGCGCAGCGGGCGCAGCGCGTGGATGAGCTCCGCGGCCAGGGCGGCGGCCAGACCGCCTGCCTGCTGACGGGCGCGCACCTTGCGCTCCAGCC
This window contains:
- a CDS encoding ABC transporter ATP-binding protein, which gives rise to MRPERALIADVLRRRARPVAAGCAASTVHQTCEALVPLAIGLAVDHAIDGAPPVAVLIAVAGVLLLFTVLATGGGVAGWVLGSTCLTEAHDLRVRAIGRVLADPLVGRDRRAGELMSILTSDTKATADVMRVLANLTSGCAGLVVAVVVLLRVDLWLGLGIVVVLPLLVLGIDRLGPWLERKVRARQQAGGLAAALAAELIHALRPLRSFGGVPEAVRRYRLTSGRSLHTALDTASATAVVAVTGLLATGLVLVGTAAAAGTMALSGRITVGEFVTVIVMASFVADPVRRIANGVEQVAVSRAGAARVAALLSAPTRSTGGGAPDRPGPLTVRDVAVGPVTGLDFTLGAGEVLGIATADPATADAVTTLLAGRTAPASGRVSFGDVAMESFDLKSLRRHVLVEPHTAHLLGGTLDAVLDTGRGTDRATVDRALAAAGADDLDQYASDGGYVLEGGANLSGGQRQRVALARAMAAEPPVLVLRDPLTAVDAVTEDAVADGLHALRRNGCAGTVVITTSPPLLSRCDRVVFLDGGAAPVVATHAQLTANPAYAEAVLR